The DNA region CGACGCCACACTGCGCCCCTGGCTCGCCACGGCCCCCGACTGGGAGCAGATGGACGAGACCGTCCTGGTCCGCCCCGCCCTGGAGACCGTCTGCGGCGGCCGGGCCCATCTCCGCAAGCGCGGTAGCACCGGTGTCCTCCTGCGCCGCCGCCCCACCCTCGACCGAAGGCCCGCATCCTCGTGAGTTCCGTCGTTTCCCTGGTCAACGCATGTCTGATGGCCTCCTACGAAGGCCGGGTGCCGCCCGTCTGGATCCGCCGCGCCGTCGACGAGGGCCTCGCCGGGGTCGGGGTGTTCGGCACCAACCTCGCCCCGCCGGACAGCGGGGCCGCGCCGAACGGCACCTTCCACCAGGACATCGCGGCACCGCTGCGCGCCGTGCGCCCCGACGTCCTGATCGCCCTGGACGAGGAGGGCGGGGACGTCACCCGTCTCGACTACCACCGCGGCAGCCCCTACCCGGGCAACCACGCCCTCGGAGCCGTCGACGACACCGCCCTCACCCGGGAGGTCGCCCGCGCCGTCGGGGCCGATCTGGTCGACGCCGGAGTCAACCTGTGCCTCGGTCCGTGCGCCGACGTCAACTCGCGACCGGACAACCCGATCATCGGCGTACGCTCCTTCGGCGCCGACCCCGCCCGGGTCGCCCGGCACACCGACGCCTTCGTCCGCGGTCTCCAGGACAACCGCGTCGCGGCCACGCTGAAACACTTCCCCGGCCACGGCGACACCGGCACCGACTCCCACACCGCCCTCCCGGACGTCGACCGCGACCTGCCCGCCCTGCGCGATCTGGACCTGCCACCGTTCGCCGCGGGCATCGCCGCCGGCGCCAAGGCCGTCATGACCGGTCACATCCGACTGCCGCACCTCGCGGAACCACCCGCCACGCTCAGCCCTCGCATCGTCACCGGGCTCCTGCGGGG from Streptomyces sp. NBC_01754 includes:
- a CDS encoding glycoside hydrolase family 3 protein; its protein translation is MSSVVSLVNACLMASYEGRVPPVWIRRAVDEGLAGVGVFGTNLAPPDSGAAPNGTFHQDIAAPLRAVRPDVLIALDEEGGDVTRLDYHRGSPYPGNHALGAVDDTALTREVARAVGADLVDAGVNLCLGPCADVNSRPDNPIIGVRSFGADPARVARHTDAFVRGLQDNRVAATLKHFPGHGDTGTDSHTALPDVDRDLPALRDLDLPPFAAGIAAGAKAVMTGHIRLPHLAEPPATLSPRIVTGLLRGELGYDGVIVSDALEMAPVLDRWGFGGAAVLAWSAGVDLVLLGASGVEHVLPQVYEAVEAALKKGELTAERLEEAAARVTGLRTWATPAHARTRRPGIGLAAARRALVTVGEQPVGQTGPVHTVRLTSEANMAVGVAPWGLDRALAGLGMLASAADVDPGTDPADIALPSAGPLAVVVRDAVRDPWQRAALDALRARRPGLVTVDMGLEPAPGRLAPPLLLTRGAGLANAVAAAELLTGRTWPGALEEE